A genomic window from Thunnus maccoyii chromosome 2, fThuMac1.1, whole genome shotgun sequence includes:
- the LOC121909971 gene encoding uncharacterized protein LOC121909971 isoform X1 — MSCKEKGLITLFLFIVTIYFYTFQFCNAVSLGRWPDGSNTHQDHERIKLDNDVQQGTGNSGEQVIHLHKPNQRGRLQLRPESAAFLEEPLPDFTLPKLDETDSSLSWTSGNVSTLQRSWPSHSEDEYQEDFTGFHGVQGKVLGPSSDSSPHFSEWLAMRPLVQCDDNVMTFTASGEGLTQLLVDREGASPISLSQLPPYCGYSVRTSWSDLEMMVPYDACYITQENGSYVLPMLWWGSPLKLSCPVQMSTLAPPLSHSVPSVLCSPYGMAVQIYGQEEDIHMLGVVVNGGWAPFASAECAYRVNSQPEDLIFFILFSAPCVTHGDLQLILDEQEYILSCPVNPQVPYVPSLPSSPPLSPGDPQFPYVPDLAPTSPSPPPPPPPPPPPPPQPPTQEQQLPDYLRYPYPGLQYPQLPQVYPPGSQPVRPPRPTPGSPPGPQPQQSLYPSGSGKLPYSSGEHLKYPSPQATSASKLPAGPSQYPSGVYYPFYYLAVTPAPTPVTKKPTTTTSPPATQPLEPPTSLYYPQYYLQMPYYPAPTAAPVTPAPTPSPTIPPSPPKQPVGAFYPLGSYISYYPYDQIFHPKPSTSLPSTAPPTPPPPPTTTRTMVPKQPSYPSGQFYPQGLIYFLPPTPPPATGTLQPSPHEPQQPVAQQATCPPYTHTICSYYPYPYYPYYHHLYPPHYPPVPQYPKIEPPVTTEKPVTTTTTTTTTSSTASIPTQPTPQSPHLQCLMGRMVVFLPFAHPESIQVRDQKKIWLFLPSVSPLCGYMIQMAEGSGVILYSPLPACHSQSRTPTTISLPLRFWDLSMGEYRTLDLQCPYQSTPEILPPVTPSVSPTPPSTTKGQISTSVVPKAKVLCSSHQMTVELPPGPISGIAVKDIKGNQMNVQDAPKHCGYSASKGKDGKIRLSLQLHSRCHMSVQGKMYIIAVVYMTVNGRKEAHFSCPVSISGSGQECNLPSEQRLPCGLGSVSQPQCLSMGCCFSKHPPACYYPMDECTLDRHFVFSVPASLTEPPLSPALLVAASNSTCKPQKVTSDYALFKIPMDGCGARRMEVGKTMIYMVEVINMIQSISLNYGTITRDSPVRLIVECRYVPGTVLTVSYLVKTPTLGPGVQTQGMFGVQLRIAKDAQYSSYHPQYHQPLQMLLGKPLYLEVRLLNAPDPSLVLLVHYCVAYPRSGKAVWVLLYNGCPNPLDPASQQAVLSDPRPPSPRAQTRRFTISTFQFLPDGEFKDPDEEIYFMCSTEICSPRDGPCVEGCFGQ, encoded by the exons ATGTCTTGCAAAGAGAAAGGATtgataactttgtttttatttatagtaaCCATTTATTTTTACACGTTTCAGTTCTGCAATGCGGTGAGTTTAGGACGGTGGCCGGATGGTTCTAACACTCACCAAGATCACGAGAGGATTAAACTAGATAACGACGTCCAGCAGGGGACTGGGAACTCTGGTGAACAGGTTATCCACCTACACAAACCTAACCAGCGAGGTCGTCTGCAGCTTCGGCCTGAATCTGCTGCCTTTCTTGAGGAGCCACTTCCAGATTTCACTTTACCGAAACTTGATGAAACTGACAGCAGCTTGTCTTGGACTTCTGGTAACGTCAGCACACTACAAAGGTCCTGGCCTTCACACTCTGAGGATGAATATCAAGAGGACTTCACAG GTTTTCATGGAGTCCAGGGGAAGGTCTTGGGGCCATCTTCTGACTCTAGTCCACACTTTTCTGAGTGGCTGGCTATGAGGCCTCTGGTGCAGTGTGACGATAATGTCATGACCTTCACAGCCTCTGGAGAAGGACTCACACAACTGTTAGTGGACAGAG AAGGAGCCTCtcccatctctctgtctcagttACCTCCATACTGCGGTTACTCAGTGAGGACATCATGGAGTGACCTTGAGATGATGGTGCCATATGATGCATGTTACATTACACAGGAG aaTGGCAGTTATGTGCTGCCCATGCTGTGGTGGGGCAGCCCACTGAAGCTCTCCTGCCCAGTACAGATGTCCACTCTCGCCCCGCCTCTCTCCCACTCAGTCCCTTCAGTCCTCTGCTCCCCTTACGGCATGGCAGTGCAGATATATGGGCAGGAGGAGGATATACATATGCTGGGAGTCGTAG TGAACGGAGGTTGGGCTCCCTTTGCGTCTGCAGAGTGTGCGTACCGTGTCAACTCCCAACCTGAGGATCTGatcttcttcatcctcttcagCGCTCCTTGTGTCACTCATGGA gatCTCCAGCTTATATTAGATGAGCAGGAGTATATCCTCTCCTGTCCAGTCAACCCTCAGGTCCCCTATGTCCCCTCTCTTCCGTCCTCTCCACCTCTGTCTCCTGGTGACCCTCAGTTTCCCTACGTCCCAGATCTTGCACCTACTTCcccttctcctccccctcctcctcctcctcctcctcctccccctcctcaaCCTCCAACCCAGGAGCAGCAACTTCCTGACTACCTCCGCTACCCCTACCCTGGGCTCCAGTACCCCCAGCTTCCCCAGGTCTACCCTCCTGGCTCACAACCTGTCCGTCCCCCTCGGCCCACTCCAGGCAGTCCTCCTGGGCCCCAGCCTCAGCAATCCCTCTACCCCTCTGGGTCTGGCAAGTTGCCCTACTCTTCTGGAGAGCACCTAAAATATCCTTCCCCTCAAGCTACATCTGCTTCCAAATTACCTGCTGGTCCTTCTCAATATCCGTCTGGTGTGTATTACCCTTTCTACTATCTTGCAGTGACACCAGCTCCTACCCCTGTTACTAAAAAGCCTACTACTACCACCTCTCCTCCAGCTACCCAGCCACTCGAACCTCCAACCAGTCTTTATTACCCACAGTATTATCTTCAGATGCCTTACTATCCTGCACCCACTGCAGCACCAGTGACCCCAGCACCCACTCCTTCCCCTACCATCCCTCCTTCTCCACCAAAACAACCTGTTGGTGCATTTTATCCCCTCGGTTCATATATCTCGTACTATCCATATGATCAAATTTTCCACCCAAAACCTTCCACTTCACTTCCTTCTACCGCTCCACCtacccctcctccacctcctacCACCACCAGGACGATGGTTCCCAAACAACCCAGTTATCCCTCCGGCCAGTTTTACCCACAAGGGCTGATTTATTTCTTGCCACCCACACCTCCGCCTGCCACGGGGACGCTGCAGCCCTCTCCTCATGAGCCTCAGCAACCAGTAGCTCAGCAAGCCACCTGCCCCCCTTACACTCACACCATTTGTAGCTACTACCCTTATCCATATTATCCTTATTACCATCATCTCTACCCACCACACTACCCCCCTGTGCCCCAGTATCCAAAGATTGAACCACCAGTGACCACGGAAAAGCCagtcaccaccaccaccaccaccaccaccaccagttcTACAGCGTCTATCCCAACTCAGCCCACTCCACAGTCCCCTCATCTCCAGTGTCTGATGGGGAGGATGGTCGTCTTCCTGCCTTTTGCTCACCCAGAATCCAtccaggtcagag ATCAAAAGAAGATATGGCTGTTTCTCCCCAGTGTGTCTCCCCTGTGTGGGTACATGATACAGATGGCTGAGGGCTCCGGGGTAATCCTTTACTCtcctctgcctgcctgccacAGCCAGTCACGG ACTCCCACAACCATTTCCTTACCTCTGAGGTTTTGGGACCTTTCCATGGGGGAGTATAGGACTCTGGACCTGCAGTGCCCGTACCAAAGTACCCCTGAAATTCTTCCACCAGTTACTCCATCTGTCTCGCCCACCCCGCCCAGCACCACCAAGGGTCAGATCAGCACCTCTGTTGTCCCGAAGGCCAAAGTCTTGTGCTCCTCCCATCAGATGACTGTGGAGCTCCCACCAGGTCCCATCTCTGGAATAGCTgttaaag ACATCAAAGGGAACCAGATGAACGTTCAGGACGCCCCAAAGCACTGTGGGTATTCTGCCAGCAAAGGAAAAGATGGCAAAATCCGTTTGAGTCTCCAGTTACACTCACGCTGCCACATGAGTGTGCAG GGTAAAATGTACATCATCGCTGTTGTCTACATGACAGTAAACGGGAGAAAGGAGGCTCACTTCTCCTGTCCAGTTTCCATCTCAGGGTCTGGACAAG AGTGCAACCTTCCCAGCGAACAGCGTCTCCCCTGCGGACTCGGCTCTGTATCCCAGCCACAATGCCTCTCCATGGGCTGCTGCTTCAGCAAGCACCCCCCTGCCTGCTACTACCCCATGGATG agtGCACTCTTGACCGCCACTTTGTCTTCTCGGTGCCTGCCTCCCTCACCGAGCCCCCTCTTTCCCCTGCCCTGCTTGTTGCTGCCAGCAACTCCACATGCAAACCTCAGAAAGTGACTTCTGACTATGCCCTGTTTAAGATCCCGATGGATGGCTGCGGGGCACGCAGAATG GAAGTGGGGAAAACGATGATCTACATGGTGGAGGTCATCAACATGATTCAGTCTATCAGCCTCAACTATGGCACCATAACAAGAGATTCTCCTGTCAG GTTGATAGTGGAGTGCAGATACGTGCCGGGCACTGTCCTGACTGTGAGCTACCTGGTTAAAACTCCGACGCTGGGACCTGGAGTCCAGACCCAGGGGATGTTTGGAGTCCAGCTCAGGATTGCCAAAG ATGCCCAGTACAGCAGCTACCACCCCCAGTATCACCAGCCCCTGCAGATGCTGCTGGGGAAACCCCTCTACCTGGAAGTGCGGCTGCTCAACGCCCCAGATCCCAGTTTAGTGCTGCTGGTGCACTACTGTGTGGCCTACCCCCGCTCTGGAAAAGCTGTGTGGGTGCTGCTTTACAACGG ATGTCCCAACCCTTTGGACCCAGCCTCCCAGCAGGCCGTGCTGTCTGATCCTCGTCCTCCCTCTCCTCGGGCTCAGACCCGTCGCTTCACCATCAGCACCTTCCAGTTCCTTCCCGATGGTGAGTTCAAGGACCCAGATGAAGAG atctACTTCATGTGTTCAACTGAAATCTGCTCCCCACGTGACGGCCCGTGTGTCGAGGGATGCTTCGGGCAATGA
- the LOC121909971 gene encoding uncharacterized protein LOC121909971 isoform X2 yields the protein MSCKEKGLITLFLFIVTIYFYTFQFCNAVSLGRWPDGSNTHQDHERIKLDNDVQQGTGNSGEQVIHLHKPNQRGRLQLRPESAAFLEEPLPDFTLPKLDETDSSLSWTSGNVSTLQRSWPSHSEDEYQEDFTGFHGVQGKVLGPSSDSSPHFSEWLAMRPLVQCDDNVMTFTASGEGLTQLLVDREGASPISLSQLPPYCGYSVRTSWSDLEMMVPYDACYITQENGSYVLPMLWWGSPLKLSCPVQMSTLAPPLSHSVPSVLCSPYGMAVQIYGQEEDIHMLGVVVNGGWAPFASAECAYRVNSQPEDLIFFILFSAPCVTHGDLQLILDEQEYILSCPVNPQVPYVPSLPSSPPLSPGDPQFPYVPDLAPTSPSPPPPPPPPPPPPPQPPTQEQQLPDYLRYPYPGLQYPQLPQVYPPGSQPVRPPRPTPGSPPGPQPQQSLYPSGSGKLPYSSGEHLKYPSPQATSASKLPAGPSQYPSATQPLEPPTSLYYPQYYLQMPYYPAPTAAPVTPAPTPSPTIPPSPPKQPVGAFYPLGSYISYYPYDQIFHPKPSTSLPSTAPPTPPPPPTTTRTMVPKQPSYPSGQFYPQGLIYFLPPTPPPATGTLQPSPHEPQQPVAQQATCPPYTHTICSYYPYPYYPYYHHLYPPHYPPVPQYPKIEPPVTTEKPVTTTTTTTTTSSTASIPTQPTPQSPHLQCLMGRMVVFLPFAHPESIQVRDQKKIWLFLPSVSPLCGYMIQMAEGSGVILYSPLPACHSQSRTPTTISLPLRFWDLSMGEYRTLDLQCPYQSTPEILPPVTPSVSPTPPSTTKGQISTSVVPKAKVLCSSHQMTVELPPGPISGIAVKDIKGNQMNVQDAPKHCGYSASKGKDGKIRLSLQLHSRCHMSVQGKMYIIAVVYMTVNGRKEAHFSCPVSISGSGQECNLPSEQRLPCGLGSVSQPQCLSMGCCFSKHPPACYYPMDECTLDRHFVFSVPASLTEPPLSPALLVAASNSTCKPQKVTSDYALFKIPMDGCGARRMEVGKTMIYMVEVINMIQSISLNYGTITRDSPVRLIVECRYVPGTVLTVSYLVKTPTLGPGVQTQGMFGVQLRIAKDAQYSSYHPQYHQPLQMLLGKPLYLEVRLLNAPDPSLVLLVHYCVAYPRSGKAVWVLLYNGCPNPLDPASQQAVLSDPRPPSPRAQTRRFTISTFQFLPDGEFKDPDEEIYFMCSTEICSPRDGPCVEGCFGQ from the exons ATGTCTTGCAAAGAGAAAGGATtgataactttgtttttatttatagtaaCCATTTATTTTTACACGTTTCAGTTCTGCAATGCGGTGAGTTTAGGACGGTGGCCGGATGGTTCTAACACTCACCAAGATCACGAGAGGATTAAACTAGATAACGACGTCCAGCAGGGGACTGGGAACTCTGGTGAACAGGTTATCCACCTACACAAACCTAACCAGCGAGGTCGTCTGCAGCTTCGGCCTGAATCTGCTGCCTTTCTTGAGGAGCCACTTCCAGATTTCACTTTACCGAAACTTGATGAAACTGACAGCAGCTTGTCTTGGACTTCTGGTAACGTCAGCACACTACAAAGGTCCTGGCCTTCACACTCTGAGGATGAATATCAAGAGGACTTCACAG GTTTTCATGGAGTCCAGGGGAAGGTCTTGGGGCCATCTTCTGACTCTAGTCCACACTTTTCTGAGTGGCTGGCTATGAGGCCTCTGGTGCAGTGTGACGATAATGTCATGACCTTCACAGCCTCTGGAGAAGGACTCACACAACTGTTAGTGGACAGAG AAGGAGCCTCtcccatctctctgtctcagttACCTCCATACTGCGGTTACTCAGTGAGGACATCATGGAGTGACCTTGAGATGATGGTGCCATATGATGCATGTTACATTACACAGGAG aaTGGCAGTTATGTGCTGCCCATGCTGTGGTGGGGCAGCCCACTGAAGCTCTCCTGCCCAGTACAGATGTCCACTCTCGCCCCGCCTCTCTCCCACTCAGTCCCTTCAGTCCTCTGCTCCCCTTACGGCATGGCAGTGCAGATATATGGGCAGGAGGAGGATATACATATGCTGGGAGTCGTAG TGAACGGAGGTTGGGCTCCCTTTGCGTCTGCAGAGTGTGCGTACCGTGTCAACTCCCAACCTGAGGATCTGatcttcttcatcctcttcagCGCTCCTTGTGTCACTCATGGA gatCTCCAGCTTATATTAGATGAGCAGGAGTATATCCTCTCCTGTCCAGTCAACCCTCAGGTCCCCTATGTCCCCTCTCTTCCGTCCTCTCCACCTCTGTCTCCTGGTGACCCTCAGTTTCCCTACGTCCCAGATCTTGCACCTACTTCcccttctcctccccctcctcctcctcctcctcctcctccccctcctcaaCCTCCAACCCAGGAGCAGCAACTTCCTGACTACCTCCGCTACCCCTACCCTGGGCTCCAGTACCCCCAGCTTCCCCAGGTCTACCCTCCTGGCTCACAACCTGTCCGTCCCCCTCGGCCCACTCCAGGCAGTCCTCCTGGGCCCCAGCCTCAGCAATCCCTCTACCCCTCTGGGTCTGGCAAGTTGCCCTACTCTTCTGGAGAGCACCTAAAATATCCTTCCCCTCAAGCTACATCTGCTTCCAAATTACCTGCTGGTCCTTCTCAATATCCGTCTG CTACCCAGCCACTCGAACCTCCAACCAGTCTTTATTACCCACAGTATTATCTTCAGATGCCTTACTATCCTGCACCCACTGCAGCACCAGTGACCCCAGCACCCACTCCTTCCCCTACCATCCCTCCTTCTCCACCAAAACAACCTGTTGGTGCATTTTATCCCCTCGGTTCATATATCTCGTACTATCCATATGATCAAATTTTCCACCCAAAACCTTCCACTTCACTTCCTTCTACCGCTCCACCtacccctcctccacctcctacCACCACCAGGACGATGGTTCCCAAACAACCCAGTTATCCCTCCGGCCAGTTTTACCCACAAGGGCTGATTTATTTCTTGCCACCCACACCTCCGCCTGCCACGGGGACGCTGCAGCCCTCTCCTCATGAGCCTCAGCAACCAGTAGCTCAGCAAGCCACCTGCCCCCCTTACACTCACACCATTTGTAGCTACTACCCTTATCCATATTATCCTTATTACCATCATCTCTACCCACCACACTACCCCCCTGTGCCCCAGTATCCAAAGATTGAACCACCAGTGACCACGGAAAAGCCagtcaccaccaccaccaccaccaccaccaccagttcTACAGCGTCTATCCCAACTCAGCCCACTCCACAGTCCCCTCATCTCCAGTGTCTGATGGGGAGGATGGTCGTCTTCCTGCCTTTTGCTCACCCAGAATCCAtccaggtcagag ATCAAAAGAAGATATGGCTGTTTCTCCCCAGTGTGTCTCCCCTGTGTGGGTACATGATACAGATGGCTGAGGGCTCCGGGGTAATCCTTTACTCtcctctgcctgcctgccacAGCCAGTCACGG ACTCCCACAACCATTTCCTTACCTCTGAGGTTTTGGGACCTTTCCATGGGGGAGTATAGGACTCTGGACCTGCAGTGCCCGTACCAAAGTACCCCTGAAATTCTTCCACCAGTTACTCCATCTGTCTCGCCCACCCCGCCCAGCACCACCAAGGGTCAGATCAGCACCTCTGTTGTCCCGAAGGCCAAAGTCTTGTGCTCCTCCCATCAGATGACTGTGGAGCTCCCACCAGGTCCCATCTCTGGAATAGCTgttaaag ACATCAAAGGGAACCAGATGAACGTTCAGGACGCCCCAAAGCACTGTGGGTATTCTGCCAGCAAAGGAAAAGATGGCAAAATCCGTTTGAGTCTCCAGTTACACTCACGCTGCCACATGAGTGTGCAG GGTAAAATGTACATCATCGCTGTTGTCTACATGACAGTAAACGGGAGAAAGGAGGCTCACTTCTCCTGTCCAGTTTCCATCTCAGGGTCTGGACAAG AGTGCAACCTTCCCAGCGAACAGCGTCTCCCCTGCGGACTCGGCTCTGTATCCCAGCCACAATGCCTCTCCATGGGCTGCTGCTTCAGCAAGCACCCCCCTGCCTGCTACTACCCCATGGATG agtGCACTCTTGACCGCCACTTTGTCTTCTCGGTGCCTGCCTCCCTCACCGAGCCCCCTCTTTCCCCTGCCCTGCTTGTTGCTGCCAGCAACTCCACATGCAAACCTCAGAAAGTGACTTCTGACTATGCCCTGTTTAAGATCCCGATGGATGGCTGCGGGGCACGCAGAATG GAAGTGGGGAAAACGATGATCTACATGGTGGAGGTCATCAACATGATTCAGTCTATCAGCCTCAACTATGGCACCATAACAAGAGATTCTCCTGTCAG GTTGATAGTGGAGTGCAGATACGTGCCGGGCACTGTCCTGACTGTGAGCTACCTGGTTAAAACTCCGACGCTGGGACCTGGAGTCCAGACCCAGGGGATGTTTGGAGTCCAGCTCAGGATTGCCAAAG ATGCCCAGTACAGCAGCTACCACCCCCAGTATCACCAGCCCCTGCAGATGCTGCTGGGGAAACCCCTCTACCTGGAAGTGCGGCTGCTCAACGCCCCAGATCCCAGTTTAGTGCTGCTGGTGCACTACTGTGTGGCCTACCCCCGCTCTGGAAAAGCTGTGTGGGTGCTGCTTTACAACGG ATGTCCCAACCCTTTGGACCCAGCCTCCCAGCAGGCCGTGCTGTCTGATCCTCGTCCTCCCTCTCCTCGGGCTCAGACCCGTCGCTTCACCATCAGCACCTTCCAGTTCCTTCCCGATGGTGAGTTCAAGGACCCAGATGAAGAG atctACTTCATGTGTTCAACTGAAATCTGCTCCCCACGTGACGGCCCGTGTGTCGAGGGATGCTTCGGGCAATGA